tggaaaaaaaattcctgcacaagcagtgcgcgaaaaaaaaaattcgtacaagctgaaaatcccccaccccttcatcacttttctaatggtccgtccctttaAACATTGCCTCGCAATAGTATTACACAGGTATGAAGCTGTAGCCCTTTTGTAAAGATTGGAGTAATCTTTTTACCATTCCttaaactgagaaaataatttctCTTTTCATCAGTGACCACATTTCTGTCATTCTGTAGAATCGCGGCTCTTTACCTCTTCGAACAATTGTCTATCTAGATTAATGCTGCagtgacattttgcattttgcctgAGTATAATATTTATGCTGATTTCAAAACCCAAGCAGCTGGATacagttgaacaacaataataataataaaaataataataataataataataataataataataataataataataatgataataataataaaaaaaaaataataataagtatgggttattgaccaagcgtgaggtcaagatgactggatattggccaagttctttttttgcgtgtttatggaccgagacgaagtcgaggtccataaacacgcaaaaaaagaacgaggccaatatccagtcatcttgaccgaacaatcttggtcaataaaggatttattatatgacttaaaacaccaaaaaatgatctttgatcttgcgggaccaagcgagaaatcccgagcgggcagtatcgctccatcttgcccgctcgggtagccaatcagagcgcgcgatttggttcatcttgcccgctcacggagctagtcatataataataataactattattatcattattattattatcattatcattaatatcATTGTTGTCGTTGTTCAACATACTTGTACTATAGAAAGAGTATGCTGTTTCCTTCTTTCCGTGGGAATATGAAAATAGTACATAAATCAGTTACTAATGGTTCATTTTTTTGAGgttctattttgtttccctaaactGAAATATTGTGCTACTTTTTCTGATGTGTCCAATAACGCTGACaaattaaagtgcacctaaccccaaaatatttttttcgctaaaatgaatctttgcaactgctcgaaacgcattgcggccattttttcatttttctaacaaatcctggcattttataggcctcgaaagttgcgaaaatccaagcatcttttgttcacgaccgagtcagaaggggagtgggtctattcctgatttgacgtcacaaactgatttacatggcattaactctttgtaaatatgcatgcaaagtagattgtgacgtcaaatcaggaatagacccactccccttctgactcggtcgtgaacaaaagatgcttggattttcgcaactttcgaagcctataaaatgccaggatttgttagaaaaatgaaaaaatggccgcaatgcgtttcgaacagttgcaaagattcattttagccaaaaaaatattttggggttaggtgcactttaataaaaaatattgaaccaatgtgaattaattattaaaagttgtCACCTTTTTGAGATCTTTGATTTTAAGAGAAATATCAAGGTTAagattttatatttgcagaggtACAACTCAGATTATGTACTACGTGGATCCAAACTCGTTTTACTATTGGAGAAGATTTCTTTCAGCATTGTTTCAGAAACCTCAGGACTACGTTGCTGTTATTACTGTGGAACACACAGCACacttttgtatgaaatatgaaatagcaAACAAGAATTTCCTtagagcaaaattaatgttgcttgAGAACATTAATGACAACCCAACTTACGGTGctcataaaatattcacaaTCTCTTTCCTGTGTTCTTTGCAACTGTCTTTAATCTTTTTTCACGTTCAGATTATCGTCCATTatccaagtaaaattgtctcaAAGGAATTGCCAGCACATTTGCACAGCCTGGGTATTGCCCTTTGCAAGGCTATTAAAGAACACATCAGCTGTTACTTTGGCAGCATTCAGAAGCAAAGGTTTTCTCTGGAGATCAACAAAATGTCAGCCACAGCAATTGAtgcaagaaatctagaaatacctcgactaAGAAAAGGAGATCAAAAGTAATCGCTGCTATTTTATTAGGTGAATCGGGGaggacattttaaagaaaatctcgcacacttggaaatacgctgTGTAGTGTTTGTTGGTTTACCTGTGGTAGACCACATGCATGATGGGATAGGTTTGGAGTGTGTGTAGAAGAAATCAAAGTGTGTGAACGAAGTTGTTATTAAAAGCTGTTGAGATTCGACTTAAATGTGGTAAACGTGTTacaactggcgacgaggatagaCAAAAGGCATCACCAAACTACCAGCCAAAAGATTGtcggagaaaatggcaacaAATCTCGAAATTGGCAGCATACATCCGTTCGATTGCAAAGGCAACCCAACGAGCGTAGGACCAAGATGGCGACGTTGGAAACGATCCTTCGAATTTTTCCTGGAAGCAAAAGGCCTAAAAAAGGATTCTCAAAGAAAGGCACTGCTCCTACACTGTGCCGGGCAAGATGTTCAAGATATTTTGGACACCCTGACAGACCCAGGACCTGTACCGGCGGGAAACACCGAATATGCGAAAGCCATGAGGTCGTTAGATGGCTACTTCTTTCCCCAAGTTAACATCCCTTTCGAACGACGCGAATTCCGACAGGCCAAACAAGACGAGTCGGAAACGGCAGACCAATTCGTGATGAAATTATTCCAACTGTCTGAGCACTGTGAATTTGGAGAGGCCAAGGAAGAGCACATTCGCGACCAGCTAATCGACAAGTGCAAGTCTCACAATCTTCGCAAGAAATTACTAGAAGCAGGTGGAACGCTCACGGTACAGAAAGCACGAGAGATTGCAAGATCAATGGAAGCGGCGGAAAGGCAAGCAAAACAAATAGAGAATGATTCCAGGAGTGAACACGTGCATACATTGGAGGATCATCACCATGTCTCCGGAAGGGGAAAGAGAGGCTGTTGTTACCGATGTGGCATGGAGGGACCCTTCGCTCGAGACCCAGAATGCAAAGCTAGATCAGTTACCTGCTCAAAATGTAGGAAGATTGGCCACTTGGCGAAATGCTGTAGGACCAAGGTTGAGAATAATACCAAGAGAGGAGATGTTCACCAAATCAGCGAGGACGACTTTGCATTTTCAGTTCAATCAGACATTAGAGACACACCAACCATAGACATTGAACTTGGAGGGATCCAGTTGGGGGGAGTACTCGTTAACTCTGGTTCCACTTGCAATGTCATCGACAGGGAGACATGGGAAAcgctgaaaaggaaaaacataaAATGCAGATCATGGAAGTCAAACCGGAAGTTGTACTCTTATGGCTCTGAGGAACCCCTCAATACTGCTGGTGAGTTCGAAGCAGAGTTATGTTATAAAGACAGAAAATGCACAGTAACGTTTGTTGTTGTAGAAGAGAAAGCAAGGCCAATACTCGGCCgtcaaacttctgaaatgttgaCTATTCCCCTAGATTGAAATAAACTCTGTCAGTGAAGAGAACTTGCTGAGAGAATTCCCAAGAATTTTTAATGGAGTGGGTAAACTCAAAGATTTTCAAGCCAAGCTGCACATTGATGAATCAGTGGAGCCTACCGCTCAAAAGCTAAGACTATCACCGTTTGGGTTGAGAGAAAAGAACTTGAAGAACTAGAAGAACTTGTCAATCATGATGTCATTGAACAAGTGCAAGGGCCGACCCCTTGGGTAAGCCCAGTTGTCGTGGTCCCCAAACCCACAGGAGACATTCGTCCTTGTGTAGACATGCGGAAAGCCAACAGAGCCATAGTAAGAGAGCGTCACCCTATACCTACGGTAGATGACGTCCTGTACCAACTGAATGGAAGTACCACATTTAGTAAGCTCGATTTAAAATGGGGTTTTCACCAGATTGAACTAGAGGAACAATCTAGAAACATCACCAAATTTGTAACCCACAAGGGATTATACAGGTATAAACGCCTCATGTTTGGCATAAGTTCCGCACCAGCGCTCTACCAGCATACTATACAGCAAGTGCTAGCAGGGTGTGAGGGTGCATATAACATCCACGATGACATCATCATCCATGGTCGCTCTGTTGATGAGCATGATGCTAGGATGAAGAAAACCATGGAACGTATTCAAGAGAAGGGGCTTACGTTAAACAGAGAGAAGTGTGTATTCCAGATGTCCAAATTGACTTTCATGGGATACCTGTTGTCAAACAAAGGGATTGGGCCGACAGAGTCACGTGTAGAAGCAGTAGTCACGGCAAGGGAGCCTCAAAATGGTCGTAATTTCATGATACGCTATCACgaatatatgcaaattagagTCACACGTTATTCTTTAACCGTCATGTATGCCAATATATACTATCCACCGTAGgaacactgtctacagtaggaacagttatctacactgtctacaatgggaacagctatctacactatctacaataggaacagctatctacactgtcccCAAGAGCCCTCACATCCGTTTAGAACAAACTAGCCTGCTCGGAGAtctaatatagtgacaagggaTGAAACTTAAATCACAGCGTTCCAAATTTCGCATTAGTTCGAGGGGAAATTTACATAGTAATTTGCTGAAAATTACTCTGTGGGAAGAAGAAGCATTTAGCTAAATATATCTAAGCTCATTTAGCCAAACAACCAGAAGCTTCTGCGATATTTTGGCGTTGTTTTAAACTACCAGCTTTCGCGCTATGTCTTTGCCAGTTGGGGGCCACGGAAGTCAGAAATGCTACAAGTTGATTGACAGATTCGAAGCGGAAGTGATAGTGTCGCTTGTTTTGATTGGTCAGTTTTAATACCGGAAGTTTGATgattttgatcaaaaataagacacaaacagcagtgataaacatattgaactttttcattttgataatgacttgacgtttcgtatgtgctctacatacattttcaaaagtaaccgttaaaatttaaaacagctatttatatataacaaatcggatgaggggactggaacctggattaagcaaatacttaacagtaaaatatataataataatcattataataataataaaaacagaaaagattaataaagcatcagcttttcacttccgacgttgacgttgaaagctggctcaagttcttgaataaagaaggtctcttttattttacaatgatagtcagttttgcccttcgctaaaatatcaaaatgatcccacttgatgttatgtccagtggccttgacgtggtcagcaatggctgaagtattgtcatttttagctagggccttaaaatgctcggtttttctatcgtgaagccgccgtttagttttaccgatgtaaaaaccattacaatcccaacaatttgctctgtaaataactctggattgttgtgaacgattaatacggtccttgtaaggaaagaaagattttatacatcgagtgctctgaaaaacaatcttaaggttaacacaagagtagaatttgtaaacacaagatttcaggcgtttagcgacttggttgctttgcaaacctaagtagggaagtaagataacaatagggccgtttatacgagagaaaataagccgcggctaactctggccgcggcttacgtaagccgcgaaaggaactatttgttatatataaatagctgttttaaatttcaacggttacttttgaaaatgtatgtagagcgcatacgaaacgtcaagtcattatcaaaatgaaaaagttcaatatgtttatcactgctgtttgtgtcttatttttgatcaaactacgatggcccaagaacaaaagtatttgaTGATTTTATTCCGGAAATAAAATGCTGCCACAAGGCCAGGGTCAAAGAAGGGCCAAGGTCAAGGTCAAGGTCAAGGTCAAGGCCAAATCCGATTCATGACGCCACACAGCCTGAGTGGCGGGAAGATTTCGGAAACTTTTAACTTGGAAGAATCCAGGAATTTCACGACTattatgttaataataatactgcTACCGTAAATactcgcttctgattggttggaagcTGAACAATTTATCCCAAATTGTATCGATAACTGaacaattaaattttaattgtaTTGGTCGCATTTGGTCGGATAAATTCGGGTTTGCCGTTGacgacaaacaaaaaaagcttgGTATGAAGAAGCAGTAgtaaactaaaacaaaaacaaaatcgtCCGAAACTTAGCTACGCGGATATTTGGAGAGAAAAAATCCGAAAGCCATTGAAACTCTCTCGCTCGAAGATCTTGAAGAGGTTCTCGGAGATTTCTACACCGAATTATAAAGTAGTTACAGGAAAAAAGACGGCAGCTGTGAGCCAGAGTCCCGAGGACTATATGGGCGCATTTTGGTGTAAGAGGAAAGCAAGAAAACTTCAACTCGCGCAATGAACACTTCTAgtctgcaaaaaatgaaaatggccGCGCGTATGTCATGTTTGCCGAGTCAAACCCCATAAAGATGAGAATATCTCCTATAAAGCTTCAAGGAAGGATGGTCGTTCCAAGAATGGTGGCGACTAGTAAGAAAAATGTCCAGCTGGCGTTTCCGAACGACCAAGCAAAGCAATAAAAGTCCATGGTTTGAAAATCTTAAAAACTTACAAACTTTGTTGACGAACACTTTGAACTAGTCTTCCCACTTCAACTTCACTTGTGATTCTGCCTACACTAAACCCGAGACAatcaatgtgaaatagtttattagGATGAGCCAGTCAGTCATCTAGAGCACACTACATAAACATATCGTTATACAGTCTTTACAAGGATAAACGTAGACATAATAGGAATGAAAAGCGAAAAAGGTGTgccacgccagatacgaaaaaccactaaaaaccaccctttagatgtggccaaaaaatctgtggaaacgtattccccatcTAATGCTGTGGCACCAGACCTCGGGGAAGAGGTAAACAGAGTAAAGCATAAAACATATgatataaaattaaagcaagTGAACCGAAGACTGACTGACGTAGAATGATTAACATTTCCCACCAAAAACCTTAAATAGTCCCCAGAATCCCTAGACAATACCCGAGCCTCTacatcgtgccgtcagaatagcaatttctgactGAACGTCAGAAATTCCATATTCTGCCTACACTAAACCCGAGACAatcaatgtgaaatagtttattagGATGAGCCAGTCAGTCATCTGGAGCACACTACATATAGAgagacaaagaaagggaaagcgAAAACTAGATACCCAACATTTTTGAGACGGTTAATCTGGATTCTAAGTTGTCATCTACATATCCATTCTTGGCGGAAGCTGTTTTCCATCGGCCGTGCCTTTGAAAAAGTCGATCATTAACTCCTGCGTTGGCGGCCGCAGAAGCGCCCCCTGCCCTCAATGAATGAGTACCAAAACGGGAAATATCCGGGACGATGTCTTTAAAGGAAGCTTTAAAGTGATCTCTTATCGTTGAATAACTAAGTGGTTTGTTAACCAATACTAGCTTATGCCCAGTACGGGTTTTAAGTAAAGGTCTAAAAATGTAATTATCGTGCTCAAGAGGATCTTGTTTAATCCTAGCAAGATATCTGCTCAACATCTTTACTGGACAAGTGCCCGAATCTGAGCCTTTGGCAATAACTACTTCGTTACCCTTTCTGAGTTGATCTGTCTTGCTTTTGACAACATTAATGGCCACGtaattgtcatggaaacagaTGTCTCCGTACTTTATATGGAGAGCCTCCTCGATCCTAAAAAATCCTGAATAAGCTAACAAAAATATACACAAGTTTCTTAAATCGAGCAGATTTTCTAAATTTGAACGATTGACAAGGCTCTTGATCATATCTACGGAAATGGGCTCTTTCTTATTGACTACTCGAGTTCCGCTTAACCTTTTGGCAGTCTGCCTCAACCCATGAATAATAGGACTATCTGTTGGGGAGGGAATTCCCGCTAGGCCATGGGCCCATTGAATGGCATAAATAGCCGAGTCTACTGCAGTATGGGAACGTATCGTGTCCATAAGATGTTGGAGCTACAAGGCGACATGCTCCGTTTTGGCTGGAAATTCTTGAATTTCATCCTTTGATCTTGCGAAGTTTCTCCATCTAAGGAACGCTCTCCGATAGGCATCTGTGGTGCCTGCAGCCTTGGATGCCACAACTGACGACTGGAGCCTTGAGGCCAGTTTCCTAAGAGAAGGATCCTTTAACTTGGCCAGGTCCGCCCACACTCCTGCGCAGAAAATGTCTATAAAAACAGTCATGAAAGGGGAGAGaacaagagaaaattgaaaagtacAAATCAGTACATTTGATAAGTCATCACTAACACTCAGTATTTAATAGACAGATACGGTCGAGCAAAAGCCATCGAAGGCACTGTCAGAAGAAGTTTGAATATGCCATGCCTAAATCTAACACCATCGGGGGTGTGTGTAACATAGGACTACAGAGTCACTATACACAGACTAGCGCCGCCAAGGCTTGACCCTGCCGATCTCCTCACCAGCCCAACGTAAGGGCTGCTTAACAAAACACTCTCTCACAATTAAATCTCTTCGCTAACGACCTCCAATGTAGGAGCCAACACCACCGGGTGGTGCATTCAATAAATCAGTCTGAGACAGAACGTGAAAAATGTCCGCCCTTCAGTGGGCTATCAAGTCTCTTAACAGCCATTCTCCGACAATTAAAACTCTATTTACTGGCCTCCAATGTAGGAGCCAACACCGCCGGGGGGTGCAATCAACAATCCAGTTTGAACAGATCGATCCGACCTTCCTATACCTTCTGAATCTTACAGTTTTCGTCACTTTGCTGTCCGCCCTTCAGTGGGCTATCAAGTCTCTTAACAGCCATTCTCCGACAATTAAAACTCTATTTAGTGGCCTCCAATGTAGGAGCCAACACCGCCGGGGGGTGCAATCAACAATCCAGTTTGAACAGATCGATCCGACCTTCCTATACCTTCTGAATCTTACAGTTTTCGTCACTTTGCTGTAGGGCATCACACCCAATATGCGCTAAGCAGCACCAGAGGCAGAGGGATTTGAACAACCTATCTCCAATTATGTAGCATTAACGGTAGATGACGCTAGAGCTATACAATCAGGCCCTAACCCAAACAAATAGTACAGTGACCAGAGGGTGTAGTGCAAAATCCCTTCGGGGTCCGACCCTTAAGTACCCGATAATCAATTCGAAGGGCTAAACAACGAGATTTGAACGCTTTGGTGCCAAACAACCTATTTCTGGCCTTTCCTGGCACAAACAAATCTGGTCTACTGGGGAGAAGAACCCATGCGTGGATGAACGAATCAAAGTGCACGCCATCTTCGCATAACAAGGTCCAAAAATAGGCGGACTTCCACATAGGAACGATAAGAGTTCCGAAAGCCTTACAGTCTCGCATGTGCCTTAAAACTCTACCAATGAGGGTCACTGGGGGTACTACCCAATTGTTCTCTAAGGCCCAGTCTTGGGAAAATGCGTCAACTGCTTCCGAACCTGGTTGTAGAAACCGTGAATTGAACCTGGGTAGCTTCGCATTATAGCTACAAGCAAATCTATCTATGGAATGCGGACCCCAAAGCGCGTCTAGCCGCTTGAAAACATCATCATGGACCGAATAATCGTCGTAATCGGTAATCCTACTAAGGCGATCAGCGGCAACATTCTGATCGCGTGGAATCCAGTCCACATCCAACTGAATTTCCCTATGTttagaaaggaagaaaaagataTCCAATGCAAGCTCGTGTAATTCTTTAATCATACTTCCGACCCGAATCACCCTAACAACGTTTTGATTGTCTGTGTACCAGCGCAACCTGTGGCCTGCAATATCATGGTCAAATGCTTCGAGCGATAGCTTTATTGTAGCAAGCTCCCTCCAGGTAGAGGACTTTTGTGACTCTTCTAGCGACCAATTTGTGTGAAACACGAGGCCAGAGCCCTGAATAAAAGCCGCACAACCCGTGGATGAGGCATCAGAAAACACTAATTTGGAAGGAATAAACGGGGGCGCCCAAAACAAAACGCCGTTTAAAGCTCTCAAATTGTTTTTCCAGAACAAAAGCTCCTCTTTCCCTTGAATGCTGAGAAAAACTTCGGAATTCCACGAGCGCCGAGAATTTATGATAATGTGCAGATATCTGGTCATAATTTGGGTCACGCTGCCACAACTTGCTGACAAGGAAATTATTTGACCAACAATAGATGCTAAAAGCCTGACATGAACAAGATCCGATAATTGCAAATTAGCACATATTTGCTCAAGCTCAGAACTAAGCTTCTGAATTCTCTCCTCGTTGGCATGAATTAACCCTATTTGTGTATCGATGGTGTAGCCGATCCACGAAAACCGTGTCTTGGGCTCCCAATCAGACTTTTCGAGATTGACCAAAAAAACCACACAGAGCAAGATCAGATTGGACTTTGGCACTATTAGCCCGTGCAATTTTGGATGTGCCACCCGCTCCGACACCGTCATCGAAGAAAATTGCTATTGGAATCCCATGCGATCTCCAATGGGTTTCCATGCAAGGGCCTTAATAGTTTTGTGAAAATGAAAGGGGCGCTAGAAAGGCCGAATGGAAGGACGGTGAACTGAAAATATCTCGCATGCCCCGTACCGAGGTCCCACGAGAATGCCAAATACTTGCGATGCTCAACAAAGATATCCACATGGTGGTAACCGGATTTCAAATCGAACGAAAAGACAAAACAGTTCCTCGAAAATATGTCCTTAATGGTATGCAAACCTTCGCACTTAAATTTTTGCTTGAACACATGAAGATTAATGTGCCTTAAATCCAAGATCAGCCTTTTCTTCCCGGTGTTTTGCACAGAAACCGACAACGGATTGATTATTTCGGGTGCAGCATCGAGTTCTTCAACGCGGTTATCATGTAGGAGTCCTAAAACAGCTTCAGTTACAAAGTCAGATTCTTTGCGAGCAGAAGCATTATTTCTAAATTTACAAGGAGGTGGTGTGGTGATGAATGGGATTTTATAACCGCCATTGATAATATCCAACACGAATTGAGGGGCACCGATGGACCGCCAATAATTTACGGATTTAATTAGCCTTCCCTTGACCGAAGGAAGCGAAGAGACATTACGATCGTCATCTGACCGAAAATCAAAGTTTTTGCTGTCCTGTTCACCCACACAGAGCTCGTGTTCAGCATCGAACGGTACACATATACAAGGAAATTGTAACTTACGTTCTTCCTCTTGGTCTAGTCACCTATCATTAGACTTACTACCACTTGCTGTGGAACCACGTTGTGGACACTCCGACCTCCAATGCCCAAACTTGCCGCAAGCAAAGCAATTGCCAGGTCTGAGAGAAAAATCTGCGGGACGCTGAAAATTTGACGATTGATTTCTCCACGGAGTAAAGGAAGTGGAAGGCCCGACGCTTTTTGGACCAAGGCGAGAATTTGCTGTAAAGGTTGATGGGCGAGTAACCAAAGACTGAGTCTTAAACGGCTTTCTTTTGGCGGCACGAGACTTCAACGCTTTCTCTGCTCTTTCCTCAGCGTGCCGGATCTTTTTAGCGTCTTGCTCATCCTCAGCCAACTCATGTTGCGTGTATTCTTCGACTGTTTTCCAACCAAACTCCGATTTATCGGCCAAAAGAATTAGCTTTTGCCTCTCGTCGAGAAGGCGCGTACCTTGGGCAAGAGCTTCTTTTGCTTTATCCACAGCATTTGCTTCCAGATGGGATTGCACTTCCTCGAGTGAGCTTTGAAATTTACGGTTAAATTTATACTGGATCTCGTTGCCTTTTCGATTGAAAGACTTATGCTCTTCTAGCCGAAGTTTCTTAATTTCTCGTAGCTGCTCGTCGGCGGCCTCTGAACTTGAACGCTTAATCTTCTCCACTGAATCAGAAACTAGTTTGGTAATTTGATTTAGCAAAAGCTGATTGTTATCTGCGAGCGATTGGTTTATAAAGGCTTGAACGTCCTCGGAGACGTCCGACATTGTGACTCGAAGAGAATTGCTTGTAAAGAGGGAAAATTAAAGCAAGTGAACCGAAGACTGACTGACGTAGAATGATTAACATTTCCCACCAAAAACCTTAAATAGTCCCCAGAATCCCTAGACAATACCCGAGCCTCTACATCGTGCCGTCAGAGTAGCAATTTCTGACTGAACGTCAGAAATTCCATTTTGCACGGTTATCCTCAGTTTTCCCAAAATGAACTCGTCCTTGTATCTCTAGTTCCATGTCATAGTTTAAATCAAGGCTGTAAACGTTTCCTAAAACATTTTCACGCAAGTTGTCAACAAAATAAAACGCTTTTTGATACCGTACGTCTCGACTGGTTTCGACGTTTGTACATGTTGATTATTCATCAAAAAGTCGCTCATGCGTTCAGCGTTTTGACAGCttcaaagccaatgaaattgAACTTAATGTCCAGCAAGGgggacttttgtctgattggttaatAATTTGCTTgtgcccaggcttttttgataTCTTTGCTTTATACCTGAATTGCGGACCTACAATTTAGCATTCGACCAAATAGAGAGCGAGAGTTCCGCGAAACGTGCTAGATGGACCATACCATGCCAGGCAGAGGGTAGTGGGGAGGATGTTGCAACGATGGGAGAGGATGTAGGAGCAGAAGAGCGGAAAGACCAGTTCTTAAGAACTGTCGAAAGATTACAGTTATCCACAGTTAAATACACACAAACTCAGTTAAAGAATTTTGTGTGCTAGGAACGCTCAGTTATGTGAGGAAGCTCTCCGTCCCTCGATTCATTCAGTCACGatagaaatcgagagcgaataatctaattgttttagtataaatctaCTAGTCGTCGTCTtcaacgagaaatgctgtgggaacacgaaaCGCAGgtgagtgtttccacagctttttcgagttctcccaaacttacACGAGTgtttctatttaacaattagattatgagctcaAGATTTCTATCGCGTGATACTTGACGAGGGCGCAGCCCAAGTCAACTATCGCTCATTAGTATAAATTTACCATAGTCTATTGTGAATctgtgaatttgattggctatattACCGttttctatttaaacaatagagggCGCTTACCATTCGACCAAAAATTCAGGTTTTCGCGCTAACAGACAGCAAGCTGTAACTCTTATGCTAGCTTCTGGCACATGAAATATTTAACCTAGCCTTCAGCAAGCT
The Montipora capricornis isolate CH-2021 chromosome 10, ASM3666992v2, whole genome shotgun sequence genome window above contains:
- the LOC138021008 gene encoding uncharacterized protein is translated as MATNLEIGSIHPFDCKGNPTSVGPRWRRWKRSFEFFLEAKGLKKDSQRKALLLHCAGQDVQDILDTLTDPGPVPAGNTEYAKAMRSLDGYFFPQVNIPFERREFRQAKQDESETADQFVMKLFQLSEHCEFGEAKEEHIRDQLIDKCKSHNLRKKLLEAGGTLTVQKAREIARSMEAAERQAKQIENDSRSEHVHTLEDHHHVSGRGKRGCCYRCGMEGPFARDPECKARSVTCSKCRKIGHLAKCCRTKVENNTKRGDVHQISEDDFAFSVQSDIRDTPTIDIELGGIQLGGVLVNSGSTCNVIDRETWETLKRKNIKCRSWKSNRKLYSYGSEEPLNTAGEFEAELCYKDRKCTVTFVVVEEKARPILGRQTSEMLTIPLD